Proteins encoded together in one Peribacillus asahii window:
- the trpD gene encoding anthranilate phosphoribosyltransferase, producing the protein MKQYLEKLAERQNLTTEEMSRATQTLFSEEVTDSEIAAFMIGLKSKGETAEEIASLAKVMREQAKTVETNSINVMDNCGTGGDGSQSFNISTTSAFVLAGAGVKVAKHGNRSISSKTGSADVLEALGINLYLEKEKMESLLEEIGITFLFAPSVHPKTVRIMKVRKELKIPTIFNLIGPLTNPVKLNTQLLGINRRDMLETIASSLNKIGRERAVVVNGAGFMDEASLQGENFLALLDQGKVTSFTLHPHEVGLPVYDNKAIKGGDAKENADILLRLLKGEKGAYRDTVLLNAGLGLYAYGKAATIQEGITIAQESIDSGAALGKLEALITHSTSNKVVQ; encoded by the coding sequence ATGAAACAATACTTAGAAAAGTTAGCAGAGCGTCAAAATTTGACGACAGAAGAGATGAGTAGAGCAACCCAAACGTTATTTAGTGAAGAGGTCACGGATAGTGAAATTGCGGCCTTTATGATTGGTTTAAAATCAAAGGGAGAGACAGCGGAAGAGATTGCAAGTTTAGCGAAAGTAATGCGTGAGCAAGCGAAAACGGTAGAGACAAACAGCATTAATGTGATGGATAACTGCGGAACAGGCGGAGATGGCTCACAAAGCTTTAATATTAGTACAACATCGGCCTTCGTGTTGGCTGGAGCAGGAGTAAAGGTTGCTAAGCATGGCAATCGAAGCATTTCGAGTAAAACAGGCAGTGCCGATGTGCTGGAGGCACTAGGCATTAATCTATATCTTGAAAAAGAAAAAATGGAATCTTTATTAGAGGAGATTGGGATTACGTTTTTGTTCGCACCATCTGTTCATCCGAAAACGGTTAGAATTATGAAAGTAAGAAAAGAATTGAAAATTCCAACAATTTTTAACCTTATCGGACCTTTAACAAATCCTGTGAAATTAAATACGCAGTTACTTGGGATCAATCGTCGTGATATGCTTGAGACAATCGCGAGCTCGTTAAATAAAATCGGCAGAGAGCGTGCTGTCGTTGTAAATGGCGCTGGTTTTATGGATGAAGCGAGTTTGCAAGGAGAAAACTTCCTTGCACTACTTGATCAAGGAAAGGTAACTTCTTTTACTCTTCACCCTCATGAAGTTGGTTTGCCAGTGTATGATAATAAGGCTATTAAAGGTGGAGATGCAAAAGAAAATGCGGATATTCTTTTGCGATTATTAAAAGGTGAAAAAGGAGCGTATCGCGATACCGTTCTTTTAAATGCAGGCTTAGGGTTATATGCTTACGGAAAAGCTGCAACAATTCAAGAGGGAATTACAATTGCGCAAGAAA